Genomic segment of Hypanus sabinus isolate sHypSab1 unplaced genomic scaffold, sHypSab1.hap1 scaffold_1664, whole genome shotgun sequence:
cacaggggagcggtgagagctccggagatccaccggcagccgctgcggggcaGCTCCCGACTCCCAGCAGGAAGGGAAGGGTCCGGGAGACAACtccagacaacaggccccgatcctcggCGGGGAGAGGCCGTGCGCCCTCCGTgcagctgaaacatctcacggaatctccgccagtcgcttcagctctgccttcgaaAGGATTCACGACCCGCCGGTGGTGCAGCCGAAACCCAAGGCGCAGCTCCCGGTCCCCGGCCTCACTCGGTCCCGGTCCCAAAcagcgtcccgcccactgacacccctcagccAATGGCAGCATCCCTCTCCGAGCAGTGATCGCTGATTGGCTGCGTGTGTGTGAGGGCGGGCTACTGctgggagctggagatgtcagtcacagtttgttcccagaattaaaggaaaatccccgaaactcaaagttcaaaataaattttattatcagagtacagataagtcaccacatacaaccccgagaaGCATTTTCCTGCGGACATACTTAGAAAAcgtatagaatagtaaccataacagaagcaTGCAGTGAAAGTCAGCCAGAGTGCTGcaggtaacaaactgtgcaaatgcaaatacagaAACAGGATAAatcacaagagcatgaaataaccgcaACGGCTGCTGCTGGATCTCCAGAGCTCTCGCCGCTCCCctgtgccacataggagattggtgagtaaaatcagagctcatggcattgggggcagggtttcaacatggatagaaaactggttggcagatagaaagcaaagggtagcagtgaatgggtgattctcggactggctggaggtgactagtggggtaccacagggctctgtattgggaccacagctctttacgatttatgtcaatgatttagatgagggcattgaaaactatatcagcaagtttgctgacgatactaaactgggtggcagtgtgacatgcgaagaggacgttaggagaatacagggagacttggataggctgggtgagtgggcagatacttggcagatgtcattcaatgtgaataaatgtgaagttatccactttggaagcaggaacaagagggcagagtattgtctgaacggtgtagagttaggtaagggagaaatgcaaagagacctaggagtcccagttcaccagtcaatgaaggtgaatgagcaagtgcaacaggcagtgaagagggcaaatggaatgttggcctttgttacaaggggaattgaatacaagagcaaggatgtccttttgcatttgtacagggccctggtgagaccacacctggaatattgtgtacagttttagtctcgATGTTTAAGGAAGGACGtcctggcagttgaggaagtgcagcgtagattcactcggttgattcctgggttggcagggctgtcttacgcagagagattggagagattgggcttgtacacgctggaattgaggagattgagaggggatctgattgaaacgtttaagataattaaaggatttgataggattgaggcaggaaatatgttccagatgttgggagagtccagtaccagagggcatggattgagaataagaggtcagttatttaaaacagagttgagaaagagcttcttctcccagagagttgtgcaggtgtggaatgcactacctcggaagacggtggaggccaattctctggatgctttcaagaaggagctagatagatatctgatggataggggaatcaagggatctggggacaaggcagggactgggtattgatagtgaatgatcagccatgatctcagaatggcggtgcagactcgaggggccgaatggtctacttctgtacctattgtctattgtcaatccGACAGGCGGAAGGCCAAGGGAGAATAAGGTGCAAAGATAAACTCGTgatttagaaaataagaaacaggagcaggcgtTGCCATTCGGCCCGTTGCACTGTTCTGCCCCTAACTCagaacatgttgaactttgaccTCAGCGCCACTTTCCTGAAACGTTCCCAACATCGCCGAGCTCCTAAATATGTCCGTTTACTTTAGGAAACTTGTGGAGAAAACTCAAAATATTCACTGCACTGTGTtggggaaatttctcctcatctcagtcctgctgaggtgacgtcggattttgagtctgtgaTCCCTGGTTCCACTGCCCAGCCAGgagaaacatcattcctgcccctaccctgtaaataccctgtgagactgtgtctgtctcagtcaggAAGTTTCTCTATGTGAACCTTGTGTCAATGAAATTGGTGACAGTTCTTTCAGACCAGCAGCTTTGACCACAAGAACACCAGACAGTGGTCAGCACGGAATGTCCTGCAgttactgcaggagaaggactggatggacacagtggagtggttccctgaggagacagtccagaccatctggcagaatgcctccTCACCAGATCTCACCAACAGGCAGCAAGAACTCAGCTGTCTGGCGGCGATTCGGGcgcctcccagtctgatccttgctgcatgcccggagatcactcccacagcgggctgtcccgagattactgcagtggagacgagaaggcccctcccagtctgatcgttgctgcatgcccggagatcactcccacagcgcactGCCCCGAgtttactgcagtggagacgagagggcccctcccagtctgatccttgctgcatgcccggagatcactcccacagcgcgctgccccgagattactgcagtggagacgagagggcccctcccagtctgatccttgctgcatgcccggagatcactcccacagcgcgctgccccgagattactgcagtggagacgagaggggccctcccagtctgatccttgctgcatgcccggagatcactcccacagcgcgctgccccgagattactgcagtggagacgagagggcccctcccattctgatccttgctgcatgcccggagatcactcccacagcgcgctgccccgagattactgcagtggagacgagagggcccctcccagtctgatccttgctgcatgcccggagatcactcccacagcgcgctgccccgagaatactgcagtggagacgagaggggccctcccagtctgatccttgctgcatgcccggagatcactcccacagcgcgctgccccgagattactgcagtggagacgagcggggccctcccagtctgatccttgctgcatgcccggagatcactcccacagcgcgctgccccgagattactgcagaggagacgagagggcccctcccagtctgatccttgctgcatgcccggagatcactcccacagcgcgctgccccgagattactgcagtggagacgagacggTCACTCACCTCTTTGCGGACTGTGGGCTGGCGAAGATCTGTGGAGGAAGATGCAAGGGCCTGTGCCACAGCAGCTGCGTGACAGAAGGCTCACTGATCCTCTGGATGTTCACAGGACGCACAAGAAAACGGACAGCGAGTGCTGCCGGGGTACTTGGGGAAAGACTCCCGAAACTTGTTTGTCTGCCATCACATCGAGATTTCCGGAGAGCATGAGAAAAGCTGGGAACCGCAGTCATACCGGAATACTGCCGACTGGCATACTCTAGGCTGCTGGGACACCATTGAAATTACAGGGTTCCTCTACTACTGAGGGAGGGGCCGGGTTGGCTGAGGAAGCCTCTCGATTATTGTCGTAGTGAAACACCACAGGGGCGACAACAGCCCTATCGGTTTTAACGAATGTAAAAGAACACTAGATACCTCATTGACAACGAATCTAAATTCATTGGGTAAAGGCGCTGCACGGTGTATCATTGTCAATATTTTATAGTGaatgaagtttattttgataaaaaTAGCAACTTTTGGGCTCTGTCCCGACTGATGGAACCAGGTTTTCCATTGGAGCCGGGACGGACATGGGTTACGTTTCTTCACGAAGTGAGGTTGAAATCAGGACTTCACGGAAAATAATAATATTTTGCACCCTGTGACGTAGGATGTCCAGtcctgtgtgtttttttttcctgcagcTACTGGTCGGTCATCATCACTGCATCTACCTCCTCACGGCAcaaaatcctctccacactcacagcTTCATGGCATGAACATATTTAATAATGACTACAAATCCTTACTTAACTACCGTTTTACGAACCAGCCAGACTCTCTTTAGACCTCCATGAAAATGAAAAcgtgctgctggaggaactcagcgaatcaggtagcatctgtggagggaaatggagaatcgACATTTCAGAATGAGACAGTCCAGATGAAGTCTGCTGTCTCTTGTGCCTCTCTTTTCAAAACTTGTCCCTTTCTCTCCGGcttcatttctgttctgcttCTTCTTTAGCCCATCACGCCTACTGGGACACAGGCCGTCAACAGCAGCTCTCCGAGGGTTGATCGGCCCTGTGGTCTCTGTTTTCCCCACCCGACTTCAATCGCCTTCCAGGGGAAGGTCCTTCCGACCGCAGGGATAAGGACTTTGGAGATTCAGTTGACGTTTCTGTAGCACTGGGCTTTTACGGGATGGGGTTGTTAACCTCATGCCCGACCCTCCTCCTTTTTCAGCCGGGCTTGGGCAGTCCATGGCCGAGTTTTCATTTCTGTTCCGACCTGCTTAATCTGTTTCTGATCCCTCCCTGAAATAGATAGCGCaattccttcccacagacagcaACATAATTTCAGTGGCCAGAATTTCCACTGAACACATCCAGCAAATCCATGTTCATTCCCTGAGTCtgcagcgcgcgtagtggacaatcCCGGTACTGCAGGGGTTCAGCTCCTCCCCGAACGcgaaagcattctgaatcaggaagtgccgggagttaacatggcttcgaaaagAAAGGCCGAGATTTGGATCGAGGAAGTAATTTGTCCCGtttgcctggatttcttcaccgatccggtaatactggagtgtggacacaacttctgtcgctcttgtatcacacggtgttgggaaagggaggagagaaactcctgcccggaatgtagagaggtgattgctgaccgcaccctcagggtgaatcgggccttagcaaatctggctgaaaaagCTCGAAATATAAATCTAAATCCGAAGGGGAAGGTAAATAAActtcactgcgaggaacatgaggaagaactgaagctgttttgtgaaacggacaagacactgatctgtgtgatcTGTGCAGTGGCGGAGGAACACAGAGAGCACCGCTTCAAgccgattaaagaagctgttaaaatctaCAAGGTAAAACTCACGTTAATTTGatactcaatagacaataggtaatAGACaatactgccttctggggcagagcattccacatatccaccactctctgtgtgaaaaagtttttccgcatctctgttctaaatggcctactccttattcttaaactgtggcctctagttctggactcacccatcagcgggaacatgcttcctgcctccagtgtgtccaatcccttaataagcttatatgtttcaatcagatcccctctcattcttctaaactcaggtgtatacaagcccagtcgcccccatctttcaacatatgacagtcccgccattccgggaattaaccttgtgaacctatgctgcactccctcaatagcaagaatgtccttcctcaaatttggagaccaaaactgcacacaatactccaggtggggtctcaccagggtcctgtacagctgcagaaagacctCTTTACTTCTATTCTCAATAACTCTTGttttaaaggccagcatgccattagctttcttcactgcctgctgtacctgcatgctttttttcattgactgatgtacaagaccacctagatctcgttgtacttcccctttacccaaattgactccatttagatagtaatttgTCTTCCTCTtattgccaccaaagtggataacctcatatttatccacattaaactgcatctgccatacattcgcccactcacctagcctgtccaagtcaccctgcattctcataacatcctcctgacatttcacactgccatccagctttgtgtcatcggcataTTTGCTaattttacttttaatcccttcatctaaatcattaatgtatgttgtaaacagctgtggtcccagcactgaaccttgcggtatcccagtggtcacagcctgccattggacccgttaatcgctactctttgtttcctgtcaaccCATTTTCTCTTGTCCTTTTTACCATCACGTGAACCTCTAAAACaaacacaccattctctgcaacttccgccatctccaacgggattctACCATCTATCCGTCCCACATTCCATCCCACACCCcacaactcaccactctctgtaggaaTCTCTCCCCGTCTTCTATCGCCCTGAACCACTCGCTCCTCCCCTCTGATCTTCCTCCTGCCACTGACACCTGAAAAAGGGACAAGTGCCTTGTCTGAttcctacacctcttccctcatctccattcagggctccaaacagccccaaatcccccccccccgttaccTCCACGGTCGATTGTCCTCTCGAATTAGATTcctacttctccagccctttacctcttccacctgtcccctctcagcttctcacttcatcaccctcccctacgttccccctcacgttgtctcacccgtcacctgtcagctggttctcatcccaacctttttattctggctcgtgtcccattccttcccagtcctaatgaagggtctcatcccggaacaccgactgtttatttcccctgaatTGATGctccctgactcactgagttcctctggcattttgtgtgataattgggtttgatcacctgtttcttttgatgcatctttgtCTCTatttccgtcactctctgacttccaggatcagctaaaatcttccttagactctctcacaaaaaagaaatcagacttccagaaaaaggagcagcaacagaaagagaagatttccggagttcgggtgagGTTTCCTGAGGGGAATTTCTGACATTACTGTATAGTTTTGCTCCCTTTAATGCAGAATAGCCGAGTATCACaggtccagtgacctgggttcgatcctgacctctgctgctgtctgtgtggagtttgcatgctctccctgtggccATGACAGTTTCAGACACATTCCAAGGACATACTGGATGAATGGTTAATTACAATTACCCCTGTGAAGGTGGTGGAGGGTGTATGTGAATCATGTAGGAGTTAATGGGTCAATGGGGAGAATAGGTTTCAGGAAAACGTGAGGGAATGTGGTTGACAGGAATATCTCAGAGGTAGTACGGACCCCAATGGACCGAACGGTCACCTTATTGTCATCAGGAAATATAACACAGCAATGCAGTAAACTAATCTTCACCTTTCATTCGACAGAAACAGTCACACAGCGTTCAGAcccacatcacatcccagtttgctgaactgcgccagattatcactgagaaagagcagagcttactcagggatctcaggaaagaagagaagaggattttaaatccaatggagaaaaatcttcttAAGATTCAAAACAATATAAGGTTTATTCAGGAGGAAATCTCAaagttaaaggaacagatggatgaaaaagacagtgtgatatttctcaaggtgagggattaCATTTCAATTTATTTCTGTATAATTGTACTAAATGaacagtggtatatttgaaataaacacagcacagCGACCAGTTCTACCAGATCAATTGCCGCTGCTGGTGTCCTCACACAGAGTATTCTCCTTGCATGACGAACCTCCAATCATTCAGCTAATGACATTCTAAATATCGGAGACAGATATTCG
This window contains:
- the LOC132387260 gene encoding zinc-binding protein A33-like isoform X2 — its product is MASKRKAEIWIEEVICPVCLDFFTDPVILECGHNFCRSCITRCWEREERNSCPECREVIADRTLRVNRALANLAEKARNINLNPKGKVNKLHCEEHEEELKLFCETDKTLICVICAVAEEHREHRFKPIKEAVKIYKDQLKSSLDSLTKKKSDFQKKEQQQKEKISGVRKQSHSVQTHITSQFAELRQIITEKEQSLLRDLRKEEKRILNPMEKNLLKIQNNIRFIQEEISKLKEQMDEKDSVIFLKD
- the LOC132387260 gene encoding zinc-binding protein A33-like isoform X1, giving the protein MASKRKAEIWIEEVICPVCLDFFTDPVILECGHNFCRSCITRCWEREERNSCPECREVIADRTLRVNRALANLAEKARNINLNPKGKVNKLHCEEHEEELKLFCETDKTLICVICAVAEEHREHRFKPIKEAVKIYKDQLKSSLDSLTKKKSDFQKKEQQQKEKISGVRKQSHSVQTHITSQFAELRQIITEKEQSLLRDLRKEEKRILNPMEKNLLKIQNNIRFIQEEISKLKEQMDEKDSVIFLKDEARWNRRQGMLFTETLNGFVK